One window from the genome of Prosthecobacter vanneervenii encodes:
- the purL gene encoding phosphoribosylformylglycinamidine synthase subunit PurL, translating to MSKAVFRTIPLRDLNADQLLDLSKRMKLSLSRADMLAVQKIYQDEGREPTDVEMEVIAQTWSEHCKHRIFGAKITHVLDGKEETVDGLFKTYIRAVTEEICKNKPDFVLSAFEDNAGFVRLDDDKAVCLKVETHNHPSAIEPYAGANTGLGGVIRDILGAGKGAKPVASIDVFCFGPPDIEQDQIKAKDVIHPLGVMRGVVRGVRDYGNRMGIPTVNGAIQFDDTFIYNPLVFCGTAGIIPIKDIAKEVKPGHLLIAAGGRTGKDGLKGATFSSAELTTDSHEEDQTAVQIGNPIEEKKAADFVLAAREKGLIQFVTDCGAGGFSSAAGEMLRETGGEVWLENAPLKAPDLESWQVFISESQERMVIAIEEKDLPAMQELAAIYQTELCVLAKADGSQRLKVLHHGTTVCDLHVAALHEAPRREMKAKWRTQPAVKPAVPVRPESWTETLKTLLADFAIVSREPVIREYDHEVQGNTVLKPLAGASGDAPQDGSVIRVDGSNQLVAMACALLPEWGKTDPNLMGRAVVDECMRQLVAMGSNPDRIAILDNFCMGNPDSERELGALVECTKGMAKTATAYATPFVSGKDSFYNYFVTDEGPVSIPVTLLVSGFGIVEDAKHVVGASLRRVGSSIAILGKASAGLRGSIVAKYTKGIGMDAAPDFCEVESLAAYRRYYELVKQGAILSAHDIGEGGLAVALAEMAFSGKAGLRIATDKMPAAAGLTTAELLFGETPGRLLVEIDPEHVEAAEAAGLVIIGDSTRDPYLYISHNGTTLIDSPVDQLKPLWRDGLVKYY from the coding sequence ATGTCCAAAGCCGTTTTCCGCACCATCCCCCTCCGCGATCTCAACGCCGACCAGCTTCTTGACCTCTCCAAGCGCATGAAGCTCTCGCTCTCACGCGCCGACATGCTGGCCGTGCAGAAGATCTACCAGGACGAAGGCCGCGAGCCCACGGACGTCGAGATGGAAGTCATCGCCCAGACCTGGAGCGAGCACTGCAAGCACCGCATCTTTGGCGCTAAGATCACCCACGTGCTGGACGGCAAGGAAGAAACCGTGGACGGCCTCTTCAAGACTTACATCCGCGCCGTCACGGAGGAGATCTGCAAGAACAAGCCCGACTTCGTACTCAGCGCCTTTGAGGACAACGCCGGCTTCGTCCGCCTGGACGATGACAAGGCCGTGTGCCTCAAGGTGGAGACTCACAACCACCCCAGCGCCATCGAACCCTACGCCGGAGCCAATACCGGCCTCGGCGGCGTGATCCGCGACATCCTCGGCGCAGGCAAGGGTGCCAAGCCCGTGGCCTCCATCGACGTCTTCTGCTTCGGCCCGCCCGACATCGAGCAGGACCAGATCAAGGCCAAGGACGTCATCCACCCCCTCGGCGTCATGCGTGGCGTGGTGCGCGGCGTGCGCGACTACGGCAACCGCATGGGCATCCCCACCGTGAATGGTGCCATCCAGTTTGACGACACCTTCATCTACAATCCCCTCGTCTTCTGCGGCACCGCCGGCATCATCCCGATCAAGGACATCGCCAAGGAGGTGAAGCCCGGCCACCTGCTCATCGCTGCGGGCGGCCGCACTGGCAAGGACGGCCTCAAAGGTGCCACCTTCTCCTCCGCCGAGCTGACCACCGACTCCCACGAGGAAGACCAGACCGCCGTGCAAATCGGCAATCCCATCGAGGAAAAGAAGGCCGCCGACTTCGTGCTCGCCGCACGTGAGAAGGGCCTCATCCAGTTCGTCACCGACTGCGGTGCAGGCGGCTTCAGCTCCGCCGCAGGCGAAATGCTGCGCGAGACCGGCGGTGAGGTCTGGCTGGAAAACGCTCCCCTCAAAGCCCCCGACCTCGAAAGCTGGCAGGTCTTCATCAGCGAATCCCAGGAGCGCATGGTCATCGCCATCGAGGAGAAAGACCTCCCAGCCATGCAGGAACTGGCCGCCATCTATCAGACTGAGCTCTGCGTGCTGGCCAAGGCAGACGGCTCCCAGCGACTGAAAGTGCTGCACCACGGCACCACTGTGTGCGATCTGCACGTAGCCGCTCTGCACGAGGCCCCACGCCGCGAGATGAAGGCCAAATGGCGCACCCAGCCCGCCGTGAAGCCCGCCGTGCCCGTGCGCCCGGAATCCTGGACTGAAACACTCAAGACACTGCTGGCAGACTTTGCCATCGTCTCCCGCGAGCCCGTCATCCGTGAGTACGACCACGAGGTGCAGGGCAATACCGTCCTCAAGCCCCTGGCCGGAGCCTCCGGCGATGCCCCGCAGGACGGGAGCGTCATCCGCGTGGATGGCAGCAACCAGCTCGTCGCCATGGCATGCGCCCTCCTTCCTGAATGGGGCAAGACCGACCCAAATCTCATGGGCCGCGCCGTGGTGGATGAGTGCATGCGCCAGCTCGTGGCCATGGGCTCCAATCCCGACCGCATCGCCATTCTGGACAACTTCTGCATGGGCAACCCCGACAGCGAGCGCGAGCTTGGAGCCCTCGTGGAATGCACCAAGGGCATGGCCAAAACCGCCACTGCCTACGCCACCCCCTTCGTCTCCGGCAAGGACAGCTTCTACAACTACTTCGTCACCGACGAAGGCCCCGTGTCCATCCCCGTCACGCTGCTCGTCAGCGGCTTCGGCATTGTGGAAGATGCCAAGCACGTGGTGGGTGCATCCCTGCGCCGCGTCGGCAGCAGCATCGCCATCCTCGGAAAGGCCAGCGCCGGACTTCGCGGCAGCATCGTGGCCAAGTACACCAAGGGCATCGGCATGGACGCAGCGCCTGATTTCTGCGAAGTCGAAAGCCTCGCCGCCTACCGCCGCTACTACGAGCTGGTGAAGCAGGGCGCCATCCTCAGCGCCCACGACATCGGCGAAGGCGGCCTCGCCGTCGCACTGGCCGAAATGGCCTTCAGCGGCAAAGCCGGGCTCCGCATTGCCACCGACAAGATGCCCGCCGCCGCCGGCCTCACCACCGCCGAACTCCTCTTTGGCGAAACTCCCGGCCGCCTCCTTGTCGAAATCGACCCCGAGCATGTCGAAGCCGCCGAAGCCGCCGGCCTCGTCATCATCGGCGACTCCACCCGCGACCCCTACCTCTACATCTCCCACAATGGCACCACGCTCATTGACTCCCCCGTCGATCAGCTCAAGCCTCTGTGGAGAGATGGGCTGGTGAAGTATTATTGA
- a CDS encoding response regulator transcription factor, translating into MKKTEVKEANGYKVLLVEDHPMFREHLGQLIDRDLGMSVCGEADNIRDAMRLILETKPDIAIVDITLHGSSGLELLKDIKAQGLEINVLVLSMHDEELYAERALRAGAKGYITKNEASSEVIEAIRCVMRGDVYASRQMTAKLLERMTQKRSNSELAGMETLADRELEVFQMLGRGKSTREIAQTLNLGESTVETYRARIKEKLQLRSAAELYLRAGQWVRDHGA; encoded by the coding sequence ATGAAAAAAACTGAAGTTAAAGAAGCCAACGGTTACAAGGTGCTCCTCGTCGAAGACCATCCCATGTTTCGTGAACATCTGGGCCAGCTCATTGACAGGGATCTCGGCATGTCAGTCTGCGGGGAGGCGGACAACATCCGCGACGCCATGCGCCTTATTCTGGAGACCAAGCCTGACATTGCGATTGTGGACATCACGCTGCACGGCTCCAGCGGTCTGGAACTGCTGAAGGACATCAAGGCACAGGGGCTCGAAATCAATGTGCTCGTGCTTTCGATGCATGACGAAGAGTTGTACGCTGAACGTGCGCTGCGTGCCGGCGCGAAGGGGTACATTACCAAAAACGAAGCTTCCAGCGAGGTGATCGAGGCCATCCGCTGTGTGATGCGCGGAGACGTGTACGCCAGCCGACAGATGACTGCCAAGCTGCTGGAGCGCATGACGCAAAAGCGCAGCAACTCCGAACTGGCAGGCATGGAGACACTGGCGGACCGCGAACTCGAAGTCTTCCAGATGCTGGGCCGGGGCAAGAGCACGCGCGAGATCGCGCAAACACTCAACCTTGGGGAATCCACCGTGGAAACGTACCGTGCGCGCATCAAGGAAAAGCTGCAGCTGCGCAGTGCTGCAGAGCTGTATCTGCGCGCCGGGCAGTGGGTGCGCGATCATGGTGCCTGA
- a CDS encoding sensor histidine kinase yields MTATSSTHAEKAAFPAAKGGMANLEDASSSTAPAGSRVSELTVKMRASPIWMALAMPMFLTVVLGWLDQITSWEISWFIFYAVPIIMAVWWAGVRGGMLTAIFSGAVWWVANRYTSPYKTEMGYAWAMLNREFYFCVLVFAVNAVRGKQDADAAHIRMLEERRQLEKDIVSVSEHEQQRIGQDLHDGLCQQLAAIGCALHALAEDLYAQRLPAAQDAALVEESVQQAVADARNLARGIFPVHVDHAGFSAALKELAGNTSRLTGVSIVIQESGETQIENPKVAMHLYRIAQEAVANAVRHGGAREIVISVNRHRDALELNLEDNGTGLPEGSPPTAGMGLRTMRYRAQSLGASFEIMPRRSGPGTCVRCCLPIKDF; encoded by the coding sequence ATGACAGCGACCTCATCCACCCATGCCGAAAAGGCCGCATTTCCTGCTGCCAAAGGAGGGATGGCGAACTTGGAAGATGCCAGCTCTTCTACCGCGCCGGCTGGCAGTCGCGTGAGCGAGCTCACGGTCAAAATGCGCGCCAGCCCGATTTGGATGGCGCTTGCGATGCCCATGTTTCTGACGGTGGTTCTTGGCTGGCTTGATCAGATCACCAGCTGGGAGATCAGCTGGTTCATTTTCTATGCAGTTCCCATCATCATGGCCGTGTGGTGGGCCGGCGTCAGAGGTGGCATGCTCACTGCCATTTTTTCCGGTGCAGTGTGGTGGGTGGCCAACCGGTACACCAGTCCCTATAAGACGGAGATGGGCTATGCCTGGGCTATGCTCAACCGGGAGTTTTATTTTTGCGTGCTGGTTTTTGCTGTGAATGCCGTGCGCGGCAAGCAGGACGCAGACGCTGCCCACATTCGCATGCTGGAAGAGCGCAGACAGTTGGAGAAAGACATCGTCAGCGTGAGCGAGCATGAACAGCAGCGCATCGGCCAGGACCTGCACGACGGCCTCTGCCAGCAGCTGGCTGCCATAGGCTGCGCCTTGCATGCGCTGGCGGAGGATCTCTATGCACAGAGGCTGCCAGCGGCACAAGATGCCGCCCTGGTGGAAGAGTCCGTGCAGCAGGCTGTGGCGGACGCGCGCAATCTCGCCCGGGGTATTTTCCCAGTGCATGTGGATCACGCCGGCTTCTCCGCCGCACTGAAAGAACTGGCGGGGAATACCAGCAGGCTGACGGGTGTCTCCATCGTCATCCAAGAGAGCGGAGAGACGCAGATCGAAAATCCCAAGGTGGCGATGCATCTCTACCGCATCGCGCAAGAGGCGGTGGCCAATGCCGTGCGGCATGGTGGCGCACGTGAAATCGTCATCTCTGTAAACCGCCATCGCGATGCGCTGGAACTGAACTTGGAAGACAATGGCACCGGCTTGCCTGAAGGCTCGCCACCTACTGCAGGCATGGGCCTCCGCACGATGCGCTACCGGGCTCAGAGCTTGGGTGCCAGCTTCGAGATCATGCCCCGTCGCTCCGGCCCTGGCACCTGTGTCCGCTGCTGCCTGCCGATCAAAGATTTCTAA
- a CDS encoding tetratricopeptide repeat protein: protein MAFDDHTYLKDNPFFKDGATFDYLKNFEEFANRPAKMGSDPDYAVNAVLRPVAYVSFRLNYLLDGFRPHWYRLVNVAVHAVNAFLVYALVGVLLGHSSRVQKVQRSSVFFIATAAALLFAAHPLATESVTYIIQRFTSLVVLFSLISLWLYFASFHIQERWGGRFLRGGAVVAALLAMQTKEDAVMVPLLALLLDWLVLGTGLRAALLRALPLLLLLPVVPGLVLMTSSAQHGGHDWHAAMNIVNSRDDPLNHWHYIVTELTVMTHYLRQMFWPKGMNLDPEWPLYKSFWERPVLQAVIVLTGMVLAAWKLFQRHRRDARFALGFACVIWFLLTVFVSSGLVPLPDLVAEHRSYLPSIGIMILVACLLDWLRSSGLHRHALRIGVPVFTLLCVAALSWKTCVRNNVWRTRESLWEDTVAKSPGKYRTWGNLGAAYSDAGKNEKAVHCFREALKVEPRFQNGLLNLSNSLLRLNRPKEALDTTMKLIKMDSTATTKPPVAFTLGLSLAGVGRYDEAVAVFRDILHAMPDDPQAHKALGLVYYQTGLPHRALDHYNAAAQVQPNDPQLERLIEAAKVALANKGRPR, encoded by the coding sequence ATGGCTTTTGATGACCATACTTATCTCAAGGATAATCCTTTTTTCAAGGATGGTGCCACCTTTGACTACCTGAAGAACTTTGAGGAGTTTGCCAACCGCCCTGCAAAGATGGGCTCCGACCCTGACTATGCAGTCAACGCAGTGCTCCGCCCAGTGGCGTATGTCAGCTTTCGTCTGAATTATTTGCTCGATGGATTCCGGCCCCACTGGTACCGACTGGTGAATGTGGCGGTGCATGCGGTGAATGCGTTTCTGGTCTATGCACTCGTAGGTGTGCTGCTCGGTCATTCATCGCGAGTGCAGAAAGTGCAGCGCAGTTCTGTATTCTTCATCGCAACGGCAGCAGCCCTGCTGTTTGCCGCGCATCCGCTGGCCACGGAGTCGGTGACTTACATCATCCAGCGCTTCACCTCCCTGGTGGTTCTTTTCTCGCTGATCAGCCTGTGGCTGTATTTTGCGTCATTTCACATTCAGGAGCGGTGGGGAGGGCGGTTCCTACGCGGTGGAGCGGTGGTGGCGGCTTTGCTGGCCATGCAGACCAAGGAGGATGCAGTGATGGTGCCTCTGCTGGCCCTGCTGCTGGACTGGCTGGTGCTGGGCACGGGCCTGCGCGCCGCCCTGCTGCGTGCGCTGCCCCTGCTGCTGCTGCTGCCGGTAGTGCCCGGACTGGTGCTCATGACCTCGTCAGCACAGCATGGCGGACACGACTGGCATGCGGCCATGAACATTGTGAACTCGCGCGATGATCCGCTGAACCACTGGCACTACATCGTGACCGAACTGACGGTGATGACTCATTATCTGCGGCAGATGTTCTGGCCCAAGGGGATGAACCTTGACCCCGAGTGGCCGCTTTACAAATCCTTCTGGGAGCGGCCTGTGCTCCAGGCGGTTATTGTTCTGACTGGGATGGTGCTGGCGGCATGGAAGCTCTTTCAGCGGCATCGGCGAGATGCCAGATTTGCCCTCGGCTTTGCCTGTGTGATCTGGTTTTTGCTCACCGTGTTTGTGTCCTCCGGACTGGTGCCGCTGCCTGACCTAGTGGCGGAGCACCGCTCCTATCTGCCCTCCATCGGCATCATGATCCTGGTGGCTTGTCTCCTGGACTGGCTGCGCAGCAGCGGCCTGCACAGGCATGCGCTGCGCATCGGGGTTCCAGTCTTTACGCTTCTGTGCGTGGCTGCGCTCTCCTGGAAGACCTGTGTGAGAAACAATGTGTGGCGCACACGCGAGAGCCTGTGGGAAGACACTGTGGCCAAGAGCCCCGGAAAATATCGCACTTGGGGCAATCTGGGTGCCGCCTACTCCGATGCAGGCAAAAACGAAAAAGCAGTTCACTGCTTCCGCGAGGCGCTCAAGGTGGAGCCCCGTTTTCAGAACGGACTGCTCAACCTTTCCAATTCGCTGCTCAGGCTTAATCGTCCAAAGGAGGCCTTGGATACCACGATGAAACTTATCAAGATGGACAGTACAGCCACGACCAAGCCACCAGTGGCTTTCACTCTAGGCCTGAGTCTCGCGGGAGTGGGCAGGTATGACGAGGCTGTAGCAGTCTTCCGGGACATCTTGCATGCCATGCCTGATGATCCGCAGGCTCATAAGGCCCTGGGGCTAGTCTATTACCAGACCGGCTTGCCGCACAGGGCGCTAGATCATTACAATGCCGCTGCTCAGGTGCAGCCGAATGACCCTCAGCTGGAGCGCCTCATCGAAGCCGCCAAGGTGGCGTTGGCCAACAAGGGCAGACCGCGATAG
- a CDS encoding Tm-1-like ATP-binding domain-containing protein yields MATIAVLGTLDTKGHEHAYVAEIIRARGHQTLLIDTGSGDAPQVRPDVTREQVAAAGGVDLAGIMERKDRGEAVTAMAGAAAAFLSALVVSGKVQGVISLGGGGGTAIGTAAMRALPVGFPKVMVSTLAAGNVAPYVGTKDIVMFPSIVDVSGINRISRVLLARAAGAICGMVETAVPAGEDKPLIAASMFGNTTECVNKAKQILEDAGYEVLVFHATGTGGKIMESLIESGMFAGVLDITTTEWADELVGGILGAGPTRLDAAAKAGIPTIITPGCLDMVNFGERASVPAKFEGRTFYIHNPQVTLMRTNAAECAELGRILAGKANAYNGPVTVLLPLKAISIISADGKPFHDAEADAALFDAIRHNLRPGIPLVALDCEINAPEFAEACAGALLSSMPQAAS; encoded by the coding sequence ATGGCAACCATTGCAGTCCTCGGCACCCTCGACACCAAAGGTCATGAACACGCCTATGTGGCGGAGATCATCCGCGCACGCGGGCATCAGACACTGCTGATCGACACAGGCAGCGGGGACGCACCGCAGGTGCGGCCGGATGTGACGCGGGAGCAGGTGGCGGCGGCGGGTGGCGTGGATCTGGCGGGAATCATGGAGCGCAAGGACCGCGGGGAGGCCGTTACCGCCATGGCGGGGGCGGCGGCGGCGTTTTTGTCGGCGCTGGTGGTGAGCGGCAAGGTGCAGGGCGTCATCTCTCTGGGCGGCGGCGGCGGCACAGCCATCGGCACAGCGGCCATGCGGGCGCTGCCGGTGGGCTTTCCGAAGGTGATGGTCTCCACCCTGGCGGCAGGCAATGTGGCTCCGTATGTTGGAACCAAGGACATTGTGATGTTTCCCAGCATCGTGGATGTCAGTGGCATCAACCGCATCTCCCGCGTGCTGCTGGCGCGCGCTGCCGGGGCCATCTGCGGCATGGTGGAAACCGCCGTGCCAGCAGGTGAGGATAAGCCTCTGATCGCGGCCTCGATGTTTGGCAACACGACCGAGTGCGTGAACAAGGCCAAGCAGATTCTCGAAGACGCGGGCTATGAAGTGCTCGTCTTCCATGCCACCGGCACGGGGGGCAAGATCATGGAATCGCTCATTGAGAGCGGCATGTTTGCCGGAGTGCTGGACATCACTACCACTGAGTGGGCTGATGAACTGGTGGGGGGCATTCTCGGTGCCGGGCCGACTCGTCTGGATGCCGCTGCAAAGGCCGGCATCCCCACCATCATCACGCCAGGCTGTCTGGATATGGTGAACTTCGGCGAGCGCGCCAGCGTGCCCGCGAAGTTTGAGGGCCGCACCTTCTACATTCACAACCCGCAGGTCACGCTGATGCGCACCAATGCGGCTGAATGCGCCGAACTGGGCCGCATTTTGGCGGGGAAAGCGAATGCCTACAACGGGCCCGTGACTGTGTTGCTGCCGCTGAAGGCGATCAGCATCATCAGCGCAGATGGGAAGCCTTTCCATGATGCCGAGGCGGACGCAGCCTTGTTCGACGCCATTCGCCACAACCTGCGGCCCGGCATCCCGCTCGTGGCACTGGACTGCGAGATCAACGCACCGGAGTTTGCCGAGGCCTGTGCGGGGGCTCTGCTGAGCAGCATGCCGCAAGCGGCGAGCTGA
- a CDS encoding LURP-one-related/scramblase family protein, protein MYYPLNFRFKLMTFTPEIDVTDAYGGTICHVRQQFFRLREKVDVYADDSERTLLATIEADRVIDWSARYTFRAPDGRELGAVGRQGMRSLWRAHYDVYAPGAETPTFVIQESNPFVKLLDGLVGEIPILGMFTGYMLHPSYIATRGEGGPPVLKLTKKPALLEGRFALTQEGPANEGEQLALLLSFLMMNLLEKNRG, encoded by the coding sequence ATGTACTACCCGCTTAACTTCCGCTTCAAGCTCATGACGTTCACGCCGGAGATCGACGTCACGGATGCTTACGGCGGCACGATCTGCCATGTGAGGCAGCAGTTTTTCCGGCTGCGAGAAAAGGTGGATGTGTACGCCGATGACTCGGAGAGGACGCTGCTGGCCACGATCGAGGCAGACCGCGTCATCGACTGGTCGGCGCGCTACACTTTCAGGGCTCCGGATGGCCGGGAACTCGGCGCCGTGGGCAGGCAGGGAATGAGGTCGCTGTGGCGTGCGCACTATGATGTCTATGCGCCTGGAGCAGAGACTCCCACGTTCGTGATTCAAGAGTCGAATCCCTTTGTGAAGCTGCTCGATGGCCTGGTGGGAGAGATTCCCATTCTCGGGATGTTCACCGGCTACATGCTGCACCCAAGCTACATCGCCACGCGAGGCGAGGGCGGGCCGCCCGTTCTCAAGCTGACCAAGAAGCCCGCGCTTTTAGAGGGGCGCTTTGCGCTCACGCAGGAAGGCCCGGCCAATGAGGGCGAGCAGCTGGCGCTGCTGCTGTCCTTTCTGATGATGAATCTGCTGGAAAAGAATCGGGGATGA
- a CDS encoding DUF167 domain-containing protein has product MAASNDRAPLAVRVTPNAKKSAFAGWTADEKGRPVLLVKLAAPPVDGKANTELISFLADELDCPKGQITLLRGTSSRQKTVELPAAFMDRLPK; this is encoded by the coding sequence ATGGCTGCCTCCAATGACCGCGCCCCACTGGCCGTACGTGTAACGCCAAACGCGAAAAAGTCTGCCTTTGCCGGATGGACCGCCGATGAAAAAGGCCGCCCGGTGCTGCTCGTGAAACTGGCCGCCCCACCTGTGGATGGAAAGGCAAACACCGAACTCATCAGCTTCCTGGCAGATGAACTCGACTGCCCCAAAGGTCAGATCACTCTCCTGCGCGGCACCTCCAGCAGGCAGAAGACTGTGGAGCTGCCTGCGGCTTTCATGGATCGGCTGCCGAAGTAG
- a CDS encoding alpha/beta hydrolase — MPSPQVLLKAASLMLALFAVPLSLFGLCCVITWQGMLLSAAGLLGLGPLLYWIGDERGSVLQMRLSKTMLALAATGIMVVLWQTPTAHTPETARIHSRYSDGGWHYDRLALGSMLPEIDQIHLGYAVASALDPFFNQKQRRELSAMTDSIYAEIGSEPDFTAAGSALPSIYHEMSFGQFRDGHYFHYIPAKVDRSKPTPALVFLHGSGGNFKAYIWLLSKLADELGITVIAPTFGLGNWEKKGGYEAITRAITDAGNHATIDPEQIHLMGLSNGGKGMCLAESSEGPKFRTLIFLSAVLHNRISPSTLASRLKGRPALVISGGSDDRVPWDYVSGYAEKLERSGMRVTTRCFEQDDHFLFFRKRTEVLKIIGEWINTASAASSALQR, encoded by the coding sequence ATGCCGTCTCCTCAAGTTCTCCTGAAAGCTGCCTCGCTCATGCTGGCGCTGTTTGCGGTGCCGTTGAGTCTCTTCGGTCTGTGCTGTGTCATCACCTGGCAGGGCATGCTGCTCAGCGCAGCAGGATTGCTCGGCCTGGGGCCGTTGCTGTACTGGATCGGTGACGAGCGTGGCTCCGTGCTGCAGATGCGGCTGTCGAAAACCATGCTTGCCTTGGCTGCGACGGGAATAATGGTTGTTCTCTGGCAGACGCCCACGGCGCATACACCAGAGACAGCGCGCATTCATTCACGCTACTCCGATGGCGGTTGGCACTACGACCGTCTGGCCCTGGGCTCCATGCTGCCGGAAATCGATCAGATCCATCTCGGCTATGCCGTCGCTTCGGCCTTGGATCCCTTCTTCAATCAAAAGCAGCGCCGCGAACTCTCTGCGATGACTGACTCTATCTATGCCGAGATAGGTTCAGAACCGGACTTCACCGCTGCAGGCTCCGCCCTGCCCTCTATTTATCATGAGATGAGCTTTGGCCAGTTTCGCGACGGACATTACTTCCACTACATTCCTGCGAAGGTGGACCGCAGCAAGCCAACGCCCGCGCTAGTCTTTCTGCACGGCAGCGGTGGCAACTTCAAAGCCTACATCTGGCTTCTCTCAAAGCTCGCGGATGAGCTGGGCATCACCGTCATCGCGCCGACCTTTGGCCTTGGAAATTGGGAGAAAAAGGGCGGCTACGAAGCCATCACGCGCGCCATCACCGATGCGGGAAACCACGCCACCATCGACCCGGAGCAGATTCACCTCATGGGCCTTTCCAACGGCGGCAAGGGGATGTGCCTGGCGGAGTCCTCTGAGGGGCCCAAATTCCGCACGCTCATCTTCCTCTCTGCCGTGCTGCACAACCGCATTTCCCCATCCACACTGGCCTCACGTCTGAAGGGCCGCCCTGCGCTCGTCATTTCAGGCGGGAGCGATGACCGTGTGCCATGGGATTATGTATCAGGCTACGCTGAGAAATTGGAGAGAAGCGGCATGCGCGTCACCACCCGCTGCTTTGAGCAGGACGATCATTTTCTCTTTTTCCGAAAACGCACGGAGGTTCTCAAGATCATCGGCGAATGGATCAACACCGCATCGGCAGCGAGTTCTGCCCTGCAGCGTTAG